The Arachis duranensis cultivar V14167 chromosome 2, aradu.V14167.gnm2.J7QH, whole genome shotgun sequence genome has a window encoding:
- the LOC107473552 gene encoding bet1-like SNARE 1-1, translating into MNSRRDARNSRVALFDGIEEGGIRASSLYSSYNEIDEQDNERAMGGLQDRVSLLKRISSDIHEEVDSHNRMLDRMGNDMDSSRGVLSGTMDKFKMVFEKKSSRRTFSLIASFVVLFLIIYYLTR; encoded by the exons ATGAATTCTAGAAG AGACGCCCGGAACAGCAGAGTTGCTCTGTTTGACGGCATTGAGGAGGGAGGCATCCGAGCATCATCACTTTACTCCTCCTATAATGAAATTGATGAACAAGATAACGAGCGAGCAATGGGTGGATTGCAAGATAGAGTCAGTTTGTTGAAAAGA ATCTCAAGTGATATACACGAGGAGGTGGATAGTCATAACCGGATGCTGGACCGCATG GGGAATGACATGGATTCTTCAAGAGGAGTTCTTTCAGGGACTATGGACAAATTCAAAATG GTCTTTGAGAAAAAATCCAGCCGAAGAACGTTTTCACTTATAGCATCCTTTGTTGTGCTTTTCCTTATAATATACTATTTGACTAGGTAA